The window CGACCGAAGGCAGCATGCGCTACCTCGCCGAGGAGAAGGGCGTCTCGCTCGAAACTATCCCGGAGCTTGGCCGCGAGATCTTCTGGGTGGACGATTTGGTCGCGCTTTTCAAGCTCATCGCCACAATGCGTCGTGAGAAACCCGAGATCATTCACACTCATACCGCCAAGGCCGGTACTCTGGGGCGCATTGCAGCGATCGTCGCCCTTTGGGGACGGCGCAGGCAGATCTTCCACACCTTCCACGGCCACGTTTTCCACGGTTACTTCAGCCCGCTCAAGAGCCGCTTGTTCATTCTTGTGGAGCGGTTCCTGGCCTCGTTCACGGACCAGATCATTGCGGTCAGCGAGCGCACGCGTGACGACCTAATCCGATACCGCATCGCCCCGCCAAGCAAGGTCAAGTGCATTCCCTTGGGGCTGGATCTCGACCGGTTTGCCGACTGCGAGCGGTTGCGGGGACGGTTGCGTGCCGAGATTGGCGTATCAGCGGAGACCAAACTCGTGGGCATCGTAGCGCGGTTGGTCCCAATCAAGGCGATAGACCTGTTCTTAAGAGCTGCGAGGCTGATACGGGACTCCGGTGCGCAAGTACGATTCGTTATCGTGGGGGACGGCGAGTTGCGTACCGACCTCGAGGCACAGGCACGGTCGCTCGCTCTAGCAGGGGATGTGCTTTTCTTGGGATTCAGGCAGGATCTCGACCTCATTTACGCCGACTTGGACGTGGCGGTGTTGTGCTCCAACAACGAAGGCCTGCCCGTGAGCGTCATCGAGGCCATGTCCTCGGGCTGCGCAGTCGTGGCGACTTCAGTAGGGGGTGTGCCGAATCTGATCAGGGACGGAGTAACCGGTCGCCTGGTTCAGCCAGGCGATCCGATCGCGTTGGCGGATTGCTTGCAGGAAGTCCTTGTCTTCGGCGACGAACTCCAGGAAATGCGTCGCAATGCTCGCGAGTTCGCGCTCTCCAATTTCCACGTCTCCCGGCTGGTTGGTGACATCGACCGGCTGTACTCGGGCTAGAGGACGCGATGATCGGATTAAGAGCGCGAGTATTCTATGGTTTGACCAGTTTGCTCGGATTAACTCGACATGAATCGTATTACAGAAGAGCGGTTTCATGCGTTCCCGGTGACGAACGCTACTTTCTCAAGGAGCTGCTCTCGCATGCGCGCCTCATGGTGCCGTACTATACGGCAATTCTGGGAACGGGCATCGATTGGTGTGCTGAATTCGGTGAAATCCCCGTACTAACGAAGTCAATTGTTAGGGATCGCTTCATGGATCTTCGCTCGGATGACTATCCTGCGAGAAGAGCCTTTGATAACGCTTCTGGGGGGTCCACAGGAGCCCC of the Candidatus Tanganyikabacteria bacterium genome contains:
- a CDS encoding glycosyltransferase family 4 protein, translated to MNRALEDRPKSPTEVAALPQERKKVVRIVTRLNVGGPSIHTVLLTALLSPDRYDSVLVTGSEGPTEGSMRYLAEEKGVSLETIPELGREIFWVDDLVALFKLIATMRREKPEIIHTHTAKAGTLGRIAAIVALWGRRRQIFHTFHGHVFHGYFSPLKSRLFILVERFLASFTDQIIAVSERTRDDLIRYRIAPPSKVKCIPLGLDLDRFADCERLRGRLRAEIGVSAETKLVGIVARLVPIKAIDLFLRAARLIRDSGAQVRFVIVGDGELRTDLEAQARSLALAGDVLFLGFRQDLDLIYADLDVAVLCSNNEGLPVSVIEAMSSGCAVVATSVGGVPNLIRDGVTGRLVQPGDPIALADCLQEVLVFGDELQEMRRNAREFALSNFHVSRLVGDIDRLYSG